The proteins below come from a single Eriocheir sinensis breed Jianghai 21 chromosome 11, ASM2467909v1, whole genome shotgun sequence genomic window:
- the LOC126997093 gene encoding L-seryl-tRNA(Sec) kinase-like, with protein sequence METNVVLVLLVGLPGSGKTKLCKALKALSEETENFGKLVLAHVCYDKLIPLSVQREFVEQKKSEEKSGKDRNRTDGENCEITVENESTKELKTMDEEKDFEGDGNEGQSISEDWKSARLKIHSQVDQLLHFINTRRTESSVEDFFGIPFGALEGDMCVILLDDNFYYRSMRYEFYQLARRHSAAFCQLYMECSVEEAMQHNSMREESVPAEVVITMGARLQPPQPHLHPWEANTCVLQGQGEGQVRQAWSAVVQAFQHGLTPVEDREEEVAEARRRCSQSVVHQADLSLRAIVKHLIKKELQKASDGERDSLPASQVAARINSARQAVLADLREGVLEVLSCLADAITKDNRQEFDAFLEVEMKKKL encoded by the coding sequence ATGGAAACTAATGTTGTGTTGGTGCTGTTGGTTGGGCTGCCAGGGTCTGGGAAAACCAAACTGTGCAAGGCTCTCAAGGCTCTCAGTGAGGAGACAGAGAACTTTGGGAAGCTGGTACTGGCTCATGTGTGTTATGATAAACTAATTCCACTGTCTGTTCAGAGAGAGTTTGTGGAgcagaagaaaagtgaggaaaaaagtggGAAGGATCGTAACAGAACTGACGGAGAAAACTGTGAAATCACTGTCGAGAATGAAAGCACCAAAGAGTTGAAGACTATGGATGAGGAAAAAGACTTTGAGGGTGATGGAAATGAGGGACAGAGTATTAGTGAGGACTGGAAGAGTGCCCGGCTCAAGATTCACTCTCAAGTTGATCAGCTTCTCCATTTTATCAACACCAGAAGAACTGAGTCAAGTGTTGAAGATTTTTTTGGCATTCCGTTTGGAGCACTAGAAGGGGACATGTGTGTGATCCTCCTGGATGACAACTTTTACTACCGTAGCATGAGGTATGAGTTTTACCAGCTTGCTCGGAGGCACAGTGCTGCATTTTGCCAGCTGTATATGGAGTGCAGTGTGGAGGAGGCCATGCAGCACAACAGTATGAGGGAGGAGAGTGTCCCGGCAGAAGTGGTGATAACCATGGGGGCACGTCTGCAGCCACCCCAGCCACACCTCCACCCTTGGGAGGCCAACACCTGTGTGCTTCAGGGGCAGGGTGAGGGTCAGGTTCGCCAGGCATGGAGTGCAGTGGTCCAGGCCTTCCAGCATGGCCTCACCCCTGTAGAGGACAGAGAAGAAGAGGTGGCTGAGGCACGCCGCCGATGCTCCCAGAGTGTGGTTCACCAGGCAGACCTTAGTCTCAGGGCGATAGTGAAGCATCTAATAAAGAAGGAGTTGCAGAAGGCAAGTGATGGTGAGAGAGACAGCCTCCCAGCCTCCCAGGTGGCTGCACGCATCAATTCAGCACGGCAGGCAGTGTTAGCCGATCTGAGGGAGGGAGTCCTGGAAGTGCTGTCCTGCTTGGCTGATGCTATCACTAAGGACAACAGGCAGGAATTTGATGCCTTCCTGGAGgttgaaatgaagaagaaattgtAA
- the LOC126997094 gene encoding mitochondrial import inner membrane translocase subunit Tim10 B-like: MDLAANVRQFKDFLLLYNHISERCFNLCINGFNDRTISTDESTCVDRCVGKHIHANHKIMSVYAELQPVYMQRRIDEMNQQMEAQQAAQEASIEQTQQSVQEQQQQQ; this comes from the exons ATGGACCTGGCGGCCAACGTgcggcag TTCAAGGACTTCCTGCTCCTGTATAACCATATATCTGAACGCTGTTTTAACCTGTGCATCAATGGCTTCAATGATCGTACCATCTCCACTGATGAA aGCACTTGTGTGGATAGGTGTGTTGGGAAGCATATCCATGCCAACCACAAGATTATGTCAGTGTATGCTGAGCTGCAGCCTGTCTACATGCAGAGGAGAATTGATGAAATGAACCAGCAGATGGAGGCTCAACAAGCAGCACAGGAAGCATCCATTGAACAGACACAGCAATCAgtgcaggagcagcagcagcagcagtag